One Brassica napus cultivar Da-Ae chromosome C4, Da-Ae, whole genome shotgun sequence genomic region harbors:
- the LOC106393732 gene encoding uncharacterized protein At4g04775-like translates to MSSSSNPNSSYGTAMSQSFSRRRVERERGFPAFCRKCGEAAVIFTSKTLKNPGRLFHGCPNGSEEDKNHLFKWTDESAVEEIHDIKSLFDEKIGHLELQSQRCEDVITSYDKKIEDWGDALGGLGKEMKEMKELVQGYERDVKSLKKIVVCGVGMMLVYYYFAM, encoded by the exons ATGTCTAGCTCATCTAACCCTAATTCCTCGTATGGTACAG CGATGAGCCAGAGTTTCAGTCGTCGTAGGGTTGAAAGGGAAAGAGGGTTTCCGGCTTTTTGTAGGAAGTGTGGAGAAGCTGCTGTGATTTTTACATCTAAAACCTTGAAAAACCCAGGAAGACTTTTCCATGGTTGTCCTAATGGCAGTGAAGAG GATAAGAATCATTTATTTAAATGGACGGATGAATCTGCGGTTGAAGAAATTCACGATATTAAGAGTTTGTTTGATGAAAAAATTGGTCATTTGGAACTTCAGTCTCAGAGATGTGAAGATGTAATAACAAGTTATGACAAAAAGATTGAAGATTGGGGTGATGCTTTAGGTGGATTGGGGAAAGAGATGAAAGAGATGAAAGAATTGGTTCAAGGATATGAGAGAGATGTGAAGAGCTTGAAGAAGATAGTAGTTTGTGGGGTTGGAATGATGTTAGTGTACTACTATTTTGCTATGTAG